A genomic segment from Glycine soja cultivar W05 chromosome 20, ASM419377v2, whole genome shotgun sequence encodes:
- the LOC114401795 gene encoding uncharacterized protein LOC114401795, with protein sequence MTFKSPKAIWDYLKEEYAGDDRIRSMQVLNLRREFELQRMQESEVTVPERYEASIASLENTKDLSKITLAEVLHALQAQEQRRLMRQDLVVEGAFPTKHHEVDESKNDFFKKNQPASSENSANNQGKDKKKNYPPCQHCGKKGHAPFRCWRRPDAKCNKCNQIGHEAVICVNKNHHDEGAQIANQEEEDQLLVATCFLSSESSESWLIDSSCTNHMTYDKTLFKDLKPTSVSKMLAGQVA encoded by the exons ATGACTTTTAAATCACCCAAAGCAATTTGGGATTATCTGAAAGAGGAATACGCTGGAGATGATAGAATACGAAGCATGCAAGTGTTGAATTTAAGGAGGGAATTTGAGCTTCAAAGGATGCAAGAGTCAGAG GTAACGGTGCCGGAGAGGTATGAAGCATCTATAGCTTCATTGGAGAACACAAAGGATCTATCGAAAATCACATTGGCAGAAGTGCTACATGCCCTGCAAGCTCAAGAGCAGCGAAGGTTGATGAGGCAAGATCTTGTTGTCGAAGGTGCTTTTCCCACCAAACATCATGAAGTTGATGAaagcaaaaatgattttttcaagaagaatcaaCCAGCAAGCAGCGAAAACAGTGCAAACAACCAAggtaaagataaaaagaaaaattatccaccTTGTCAGCATTGTGGCAAAAAAGGTCATGCACCTTTCAGATGTTGGAGGAGACCAGATGCAAAATGTAACAAGTGCAACCAGATAGGGCATGAAGCGGTGATCTGCGTCAACAAAAATCACCATGATGAGGGAGCTCAGATTGCTAATCAAGAAGAAGAGGACCAACTGCTTGTAGCCACATGCTTCTTGAGTAGTGAATCAAGTGAAAGTTGGTTGATTGATAGTAGTTGTACGAACCATATGACATATGATAAGACTTTATTCAAAGATTTGAAGCCAACTAGTGTCTCAAAG ATGTTGGCGGGTCAAGTGGCCTAG